GTCTTCGTGACGCCGGCCGTCAAGACCAAGGGGGCGAAATAATGGAACTCAAGCTCCTGAACGAAAATGGTCAGGAAGGTGCAGTGGTCAACGCATCGGACGTCGTGTTCGGTCGTGACTACAACGAAGCGCTGATCCACCAGGTCGTCGTCGCTTACCAGGCGAATGCTCGCCAGGGTAACCGCGCACAGAAGGACCGTGAGCAAGTCAAGCACACGACCAAGAAGCCGTGGCGCCAGAAGGGTACGGGCCGCGCTCGTGCCGGTATGTCGTCGAGCCCGCTGTGGCGTGGCGGTGGTCGTATCTTCCCGAATTCGCCGGAAGAAAACTTCTCGCACAAGGTCAACAAGAAGATGCATCGCGCAGGTCTCTGCTCGATCTTCTCGCAGCTGGCCCGTGAAGGCCGTCTGTCGGTCGTCGAGGACATCATCCTCGAAGCGCCGAAGACCAAGCTGCTGGCCGACAAATTCAAGACCATGGGTCTCGACTCCGTGCTGATCATCACCGACACGGTCGACGAGAACCTGTACCTGGCTTCGCGCAACCTGCCGCACGTGGCGATTGTCGAGCCGCGCTACGCTGACCCGCTGTCGCTGATCTACTTCAAGAAAGTGCTGGTCACGAAGGCTGCGGTCGCCCAGATCGAGGAGTTGCTGTCATGAGCGAGATTCGCAAGAACGATCATCGTTTGATGCAGGTCCTGCTCGCACCGGTGATCTCGGAAAAGGCGACGCTGGTTGCCGACAAGAACGAGCAAGTCGTGTTCGAAGTCGCACCGGATGCCACGAAGCAGGAAGTGAAGGCGGCTGTCGAGCTGCTGTTCAAGGTTGAAGTTGATTCGGTCAACGTGCTGGTTCAGAAGGGCAAGCAAAAGCGCTTCGGCCGTTCGATGGGCCGCCGCAAGGACGTGAAGAAGGCGTACGTTTGCCTGAAGCCCGGCCAGGAAATCAACTTTGAAGCGGAGGCCAAGTAATCATGGCAATCGTTAAAGTTAAGCCGACATCGCCGGGTCGCCGCGCGATGGTCAAGGTGGTCAACAAGAGCCTGCACCAGGGCAAGCCGTTCGCGGCACTGCTCGACTCGCAGAGCTCGACCGCCGGCCGTAACAACAACGGTCGTATCACCACGCGTCACAAGGGTGGTGGTCACAAGCAACACTATCGTATCGTCGATTTCCGTCGCACGAAGGACGGCATCCCGGCAAAGGTCGAGCGTCTCGAGTACGACCCGAACCGCAGCGCGAACATCGCGCTGGTGCTCTACGCAGACGGCGAACGTCGCTACATCATCGCCCCGAAGGGCCTGACCGTCGGCCAACAGCTGATGTCGGGTTCGGAAGCGCCGATCCGTGCAGGCAACACGCTGCCGATCCGCAACATTCCGGTCGGTACGACGATCCACTGCATCGAGATGCTGCCGGGCAAGGGCGCGCAAATGGCGCGTTCGGCTGGCACGTCGGCCATGCTGCTGGCGCGCGAAGGCGTCTACGCGCAGGTTCGTCTGCGTTCGGGCGAAATCCGCCGCGTGCACATCGAGTGCCGTGCAACGATCGGTGAAGTCGGCAACGAAGAGCATAGCCTGCGCCAGATCGGCAAGGCTGGCGCGAACCGCTGGCGCGGTATCCGCCCGACGGTGCGTGGCGTTGCGATGAACCCGGTTGATCACCCGCACGGTGGTGGTGAGGGCAAGACGGCTGCAGGTCGCGACCCGGTGAGCCCGTGGGGTACGCCGGCTAAGGGTTACCGCACCCGCAGCAACAAGCGCACGACGACGATGATCGTCCAGCGCCGTCACAAGCGTTAAGGAGTAGGCAATGGCACGTTCTGTTAAAAAAGGTCCGTTCTGCGACGCCCATTTGCTGAAGAAAGTTGAGGCGGCTGCAGCTTCGCGCGACAAAAAGCCGATCAAGACCTGGTCGCGTCGCTCGACGATTCTGCCGGATTTCATCGGCCTGACGATCGCTGTTCACAACGGCCGTCAACACGTTCCGGTGTACATCTCGGAAAACATGGTCGGCCACAAGCTTGGCGAGTTCGCAC
This DNA window, taken from Burkholderia cenocepacia, encodes the following:
- the rplD gene encoding 50S ribosomal protein L4 encodes the protein MELKLLNENGQEGAVVNASDVVFGRDYNEALIHQVVVAYQANARQGNRAQKDREQVKHTTKKPWRQKGTGRARAGMSSSPLWRGGGRIFPNSPEENFSHKVNKKMHRAGLCSIFSQLAREGRLSVVEDIILEAPKTKLLADKFKTMGLDSVLIITDTVDENLYLASRNLPHVAIVEPRYADPLSLIYFKKVLVTKAAVAQIEELLS
- the rplW gene encoding 50S ribosomal protein L23, producing MSEIRKNDHRLMQVLLAPVISEKATLVADKNEQVVFEVAPDATKQEVKAAVELLFKVEVDSVNVLVQKGKQKRFGRSMGRRKDVKKAYVCLKPGQEINFEAEAK
- the rplB gene encoding 50S ribosomal protein L2, coding for MAIVKVKPTSPGRRAMVKVVNKSLHQGKPFAALLDSQSSTAGRNNNGRITTRHKGGGHKQHYRIVDFRRTKDGIPAKVERLEYDPNRSANIALVLYADGERRYIIAPKGLTVGQQLMSGSEAPIRAGNTLPIRNIPVGTTIHCIEMLPGKGAQMARSAGTSAMLLAREGVYAQVRLRSGEIRRVHIECRATIGEVGNEEHSLRQIGKAGANRWRGIRPTVRGVAMNPVDHPHGGGEGKTAAGRDPVSPWGTPAKGYRTRSNKRTTTMIVQRRHKR
- the rpsS gene encoding 30S ribosomal protein S19; its protein translation is MARSVKKGPFCDAHLLKKVEAAAASRDKKPIKTWSRRSTILPDFIGLTIAVHNGRQHVPVYISENMVGHKLGEFALTRTFKGHAADKKAKK